A single window of Tuberibacillus sp. Marseille-P3662 DNA harbors:
- the mutM gene encoding DNA-formamidopyrimidine glycosylase, whose amino-acid sequence MPELPEMENYKNQLQSHLIGKEITEVTVNRSKSINVAKETFQQQVHNRKILDVERRAKYLLFHLDSGKQLLLHLMLGGKMYLGSQNDSPDRTKQVVLSFGSVDLFFIGLRLGYLHLLSPEQVEQEMGDLGPDPLSPELTLDNFRQRLETKRSMLKSALVDQSWISGIGNRYSDEICFAAALSPEKKVNELDQEEVSRLHIAIQDVLAEATHLGGYMDMPFYKGDNTTGGYLPYFKVHGREEEPCPRCGTPVVVEEVASHKTYYCPNCQKE is encoded by the coding sequence ATGCCGGAATTACCGGAAATGGAAAATTACAAAAACCAACTCCAAAGCCACCTTATTGGAAAAGAGATAACCGAGGTCACGGTCAATCGATCCAAATCCATCAACGTTGCCAAAGAGACCTTTCAGCAGCAAGTCCACAATCGAAAAATTTTAGATGTTGAGCGCCGCGCCAAGTACCTACTTTTTCATCTCGATTCTGGAAAACAACTTTTATTACATCTTATGCTTGGTGGGAAAATGTATCTTGGGAGTCAAAATGACAGTCCCGACCGGACCAAACAAGTGGTGTTGTCGTTTGGCTCGGTTGATTTGTTTTTTATTGGATTGCGGTTAGGTTATTTACATTTGCTGTCACCTGAACAGGTTGAACAGGAAATGGGTGATTTGGGCCCTGATCCATTATCACCGGAATTGACGCTGGATAACTTCCGCCAGCGTCTCGAAACGAAACGCAGTATGTTAAAATCAGCGCTCGTCGATCAGTCGTGGATCTCGGGCATCGGCAATCGCTACTCGGACGAAATCTGTTTTGCTGCGGCATTATCGCCTGAGAAAAAGGTGAATGAACTGGATCAAGAAGAGGTGAGTCGTCTTCACATCGCAATCCAAGACGTTTTAGCAGAAGCGACACATCTAGGCGGTTACATGGATATGCCCTTTTATAAAGGGGATAACACAACAGGCGGCTATCTTCCGTATTTTAAAGTCCATGGTCGAGAAGAAGAGCCGTGTCCGCGTTGTGGAACACCGGTTGTTGTAGAAGAAGTGGCTTCTCATAAGACCTATTATTGCCCCAACTGCCAAAAAGAGTGA
- a CDS encoding nuclease-related domain-containing protein translates to MIVKERTEPIRIKLLEALIRRLPENHAKQRSLKEDLTKRKAGYGGELELDYHLRLLPYSWKIFNDLRLTYHNRAFQIDALILTPNFAVIVEAKNLAGNLTYDPTFNQLIQNHNGKVRRISDPFAQVIRQRNLLIKWLEYHNVYSLPFEYLVVNTNPRTILEADSNNQHIAKHFLHVENVPISVKNVTSVYKDPIINARESHQLSTLLVNAYQPASINILEEYGVSKNELLQGVHCPKCEAIPIKRKNRKWYCQKCQSTSKDAHEQAIHDYFYLVKSTITNGECRDFLQLSSRHVAKRLLNSMYLLTRCPHHSWKYCLKK, encoded by the coding sequence TTGATTGTAAAAGAACGAACGGAACCCATCCGTATAAAATTGCTAGAGGCGTTAATAAGAAGATTGCCGGAAAACCATGCTAAGCAACGGAGTCTTAAAGAGGACTTAACTAAAAGAAAAGCGGGTTACGGTGGTGAACTGGAGTTAGACTATCATTTGCGGCTTTTACCTTATAGTTGGAAGATTTTCAATGATCTAAGGCTTACTTATCATAATCGTGCTTTCCAAATTGATGCGTTAATTTTGACTCCGAATTTTGCCGTTATTGTGGAAGCGAAAAATCTTGCTGGCAACCTGACCTACGATCCCACTTTTAATCAGTTAATCCAAAATCATAATGGAAAAGTCAGGCGAATTTCCGATCCCTTTGCACAAGTTATCCGCCAACGAAATCTATTAATCAAATGGTTAGAGTATCATAATGTCTATTCACTACCATTTGAATATCTGGTGGTGAATACCAATCCACGTACAATCCTTGAAGCTGATTCGAACAACCAGCATATAGCAAAACATTTTCTTCATGTTGAAAATGTCCCTATTTCAGTAAAAAATGTCACTTCAGTCTATAAAGATCCAATTATTAATGCTCGGGAATCACACCAACTCAGTACACTACTTGTGAATGCGTACCAACCCGCTTCCATCAATATTTTGGAAGAATACGGTGTTTCTAAGAATGAATTGTTACAAGGGGTTCATTGTCCGAAGTGTGAGGCGATACCCATCAAACGAAAAAACAGGAAATGGTATTGTCAAAAGTGTCAGAGTACCTCCAAAGATGCCCACGAACAAGCCATTCACGACTACTTTTATCTAGTTAAATCCACCATAACCAATGGCGAATGCCGAGATTTTCTGCAGTTATCATCACGTCATGTTGCTAAACGTCTTCTTAATTCAATGTATTTATTGACCCGATGTCCTCACCATTCATGGAAGTATTGTCTTAAGAAATGA
- a CDS encoding ComF family protein, with the protein MSHCLWCGDFVTSNLTWSNVFRLDVDHGFCEWCERQLEPLDAAQSLCRQCGRDLSQLPETFHEKGVCQDCLRWEASDWKGVLDNNRSLYHYNEFLRDVMARYKFRGDALLSEAFRTPFRRAFRRYFKNFCVVPIPLSKERMFERCFNQSERLAALTGGTVVSALERPLHTEKQSKRTRSERLAIQRPFQLVDKATSGVIGKHILLVDDIYTTGTTLRQAAAAVREAQPNKVCALTLARG; encoded by the coding sequence ATGAGCCATTGTCTTTGGTGTGGGGACTTTGTTACATCGAACTTAACGTGGTCAAATGTATTCCGTTTGGATGTCGACCACGGTTTCTGTGAATGGTGTGAGCGGCAGTTAGAACCTTTAGACGCTGCTCAATCCTTGTGTCGCCAGTGTGGTCGGGATTTATCACAGTTACCGGAAACGTTTCATGAAAAAGGGGTATGTCAGGATTGTTTACGTTGGGAAGCGAGTGACTGGAAGGGAGTGCTTGACAATAATCGCTCGCTCTATCATTATAATGAGTTTTTACGAGACGTGATGGCTCGTTACAAATTTCGAGGCGATGCCTTATTATCCGAAGCGTTCCGGACACCATTCCGGCGGGCCTTCAGGCGATACTTTAAGAACTTTTGTGTGGTGCCGATTCCTTTAAGCAAAGAGCGCATGTTTGAACGGTGCTTCAATCAATCGGAACGCTTGGCGGCATTAACCGGTGGAACAGTGGTTTCTGCTTTGGAGCGCCCGTTACATACAGAAAAACAAAGCAAGCGAACCCGGAGTGAGCGACTTGCCATCCAGCGTCCATTCCAATTGGTAGACAAGGCGACATCTGGGGTTATCGGAAAACATATTTTACTCGTCGACGACATTTATACGACGGGGACGACACTCCGGCAAGCGGCAGCGGCAGTGCGCGAGGCGCAACCCAATAAGGTATGCGCGTTGACTTTAGCGCGCGGATAG